Proteins found in one Chionomys nivalis chromosome 15, mChiNiv1.1, whole genome shotgun sequence genomic segment:
- the Card6 gene encoding caspase recruitment domain-containing protein 6 translates to MATKRASSEIIARQRTKLLTVLQQDPDSLLDTLASQRLISEDEYEMLEQIPDPLKKSRKLLIVVQKRGEESCHCFLRCLSDAFPEAAATLGLKHEVAQQGAEAAVGVSRGSADPFFLGRRTPEHGEIVVLSEEKECVHWESKDGEAAGSSRENQEGRGTPQIMALRSIGRAEYDIPTSITYLNDGQRYEEPDDSLYLGEGEYQESVGYPKDIETLVEEGASDDLQCFVCDGEEEEEHKDEETMGFSDEETMGFSDEEGSCEAPESGISLEEEEENTEERKRVFYHVLSCLNMDRSRKLLPDFVKQFSIDRPSKWTPETPGDLAWNFLMKVQALDLTARDFILRPKMADEESEEELLAGIENLDIGDIQTINPLDVLCACMLCSDSSLQREVLSNMYQCQFALPLLLPDAESNKSILMLGAMRGLQQHPAQASAGPPRETEAFLSLRKMPVISFVRLGHCSFSKSRILNTLLSSSPQKPHKIFLHQDPSVPVLPRQISDGLVEVTWCFPDKELKENPHVFQEPVAVTNLRGDLESFWTQFGFLVEVSSAIFFFTDCLGEKEWDLLMFLGEDAIERCYFVLGPQAKESEEAQIFQRILRLKPSQLLFWEVEEAGDRRKTMEALQAALQEVMSSSLRCVSLEDMASLARELGIQVDQDFEIPQDIQLSPSTTGGESQQTHSQTKSPSESRAQVPVREPGVQCEDTQNVQNLHQTPVFVPPPVHPWPLPTTFGSNFYHGPLRAPWVLSPHFGSQQRAKWFYPLPHQNTRVRGRGKSFGPRNFQPWRFYSGQGFMKISGASQGHHLSGTFGRSQRQIPHVRNHPESPQAERNLQRSGTVVSHVDHSHSLGSQARTVAGKPQVGKTCVQGMQLSEATRKPVRTTLHSKYPHPPFCQPAGAVQEPKIPVCHQGSQRIKQGRPSDSAFQPDSQSTSGSKLSSTCQFNSHQPKFQVKHFEPKPIQPQKKTPHLQLSQAKAPHSQPSQAKPIHPQPSQAKPSHPQPSQAKPIHPQPSQAKPSHPQPSQAKPSHPQPSQAKPSHPQPSQAKPSHPQPSQAKPSHPQPSQAKSTHPQPSQAKPSPSTSTQFKPHRPQSKPFQPRSIQHTSSQTKPSQAKAHCPRAGKR, encoded by the exons aagttGCACAGCAGGGGGCTGAAGCAGCTGTGGGAGTGAGCAGGGGTTCAGCAGACCCCTTTTTCCTTGGGAGGAGAACTCCAGAGCATGGAGAGATTGTAGTGCTCTCTGAAGAGAAAGAATGTGTCCATTGGGAAAGTAAGGATGGGGAAGCTGCAGGATCCTCCAGGGAGAATCAGGAGGGACGTGGCACACCACAAATCATGGCCCTGCGTTCAATTGGAAGAGCTGAGTATGACATTCCAACGAGTATCACTTACTTAAATGACGGGCAAAGATACGAGGAGCCAGACGATTCTCTGTACTTAGGAGAAGGGGAATATCAAGAGTCTGTTGGGTACCCAAAAGATATCGAGACCCTTGTGGAGGAAGGGGCCTCAGATGACCTACAGTGCTTTGTATGTGAtggtgaagaggaagaggaacacAAGGATGAAGAAACCATGGGGTTTTCTGATGAAGAAACCATGGGGTTTTCTGATGAAGAAGGTAGCTGCGAGGCTCCAGAGAGCGGCATTTcattggaagaggaggaggagaacactGAAG aaagaaaaagagtgttcTACCATGTCCTGTCCTGTTTGAACATGGACAGAAGCAGAAAGCTTCTCCCAGACTTTGTGAAGCAGTTTTCCATAGATCGACCAAGTAAGTGGACACCCGAGACTCCGGGAGACTTAGCTTGGAATTTCCTGATGAAAGTGCAGGCTTTAGACTTGACAGCCAGAGACTTTATCCTTAGGCCCAAGATGGCGGATGAAGAGAGTGAAGAGGAGTTGCTGGCTGGGATAGAGAATTTAGACATTGGAGACATACAAACCATCAACCCCCTTGACGTCCTTTGTGCCTGCATGCTTTGTTCGGACAGCTCTCTGCAGCGTGAAGTCCTGTCAAACATGTACCAGTGCCAgtttgctcttcctctgctgctgcCAGATGCAGAAAGCAACAAAAGCATCTTAATGCTAGGGGCCATGAGAGGCTTACAGCAGCACCCAGCGCAGGCCTCAGCGGGGCCCCCCAGGGAAACAGAAGCATTTCTGAGTCTCAGGAAGATGCCTGTCATCTCTTTTGTGCGGCTAGGACACTGTAGCTTCTCCAAGTCCAGAATCCTTAACACATTGCTCAGCTCCTCCCCACAGAAACCGCACAAAATCTTTCTCCATCAGGATCCGTCCGTTCCCGTGCTTCCTCGGCAAATTTCTGATGGCCTGGTGGAGGTGACATGGTGTTTTCCTGACAAGGAGCTAAAGGAAAATCCTCATGTTTTCCAAGAGCCTGTTGCTGTGACCAACCTTCGTGGAGATCTTGAAAGCTTTTGGACTCAATTTGGTTTTCTGGTGGAAGTTTCCTCAGCCATATTCTTCTTCACCGACTGCCTTGGTGAGAAGGAATGGGACTTGCTGATGTTTTTAGGAGAAGATGCTATTGAAAGATGCTACTTTGTCCTTGGTCCTCAGGCCAAGGAGAGTGAAGAGGCTCAGATTTTCCAAAGGATCCTGAGACTGAAGCCGTCACAGTTACTGTTTTGGGAAGTGGAGGAAGCTGGGGATAGAAGGAAGACGATGGAGGCCCTTCAAGCTGCCCTCCAGGAAGTAATGTCCTCTTCGCTTAGATGTGTGTCCCTAGAAGATATGGCCTCTCTGGCCAGGGAGCTGGGCATTCAGGTAGACCAAGACTTTGAAATTCCTCAAGATATTCAACTTTCCCCCAGTACGACTGGAGGTGAGAGCCAGCAAACACATAGTCAGACAAAAAGCCCATCTGAAAGCCGAGCTCAGGTGCCAGTCAGAGAGCCTGGAGTCCAATGTGAGGACACGCAGAATGTTCAGAATCTGCACCAGACTCCAGTGTTTGTGCCTCCGCCAGTACACCCGTGGCCCCTGCCGACCACATTTGGAAGTAACTTTTACCACGGGCCCTTGAGAGCCCCTTGGGTTCTGAGCCCCCACTTTGGGTCACAGCAGAGGGCTAAGTGGTTCTATCCTTTGCCCCATCAGAATACAAGGGTACGTGGCAGAGGGAAAAGCTTTGGTCCTCGGAACTTCCAACCCTGGAGATTTTATTCAGGGCAAGGATTCATGAAAATTTCAGGAGCTTCTCAGGGGCATCATTTGAGTGGAACATTTGGGAGATCACAAAGACAGATTCCTCATGTGCGGAACCATCCTGAGAGcccacaggcagagagaaatcTTCAAAGGTCTGGGACGGTGGTCTCTCATGTAGACCACTCACATTCTCTAGGCTCGCAAGCAAGAACAGTAGCAGGGAAGCCGCAGGTTGGGAAAACCTGTGTCCAGGGGATGCAGCTGAGTGAAGCCACTAGAAAACCCGTGAGGACAACGTTGCATAGTAAGTATCCTCACCCTCCATTCTGTCAGCCAGCAGGAGCCGTTCAAGAACCAAAAATACCTGTTTGTCATCAAGGATCTCAAAGGATTAAACAGGGAAGGCCTTCAGATTCAGCTTTCCAGCCAGACTCTCAGTCCACATCTGGGAGTAAACTTTCTTCTACCTGCCAGTTCAACTCCCATCAACCCAAGTTCCAGGTCAAACACTTTGAGCCTAAGCCCATTCAACCTCAGAAAAAAACCCCTCATCTCCAGCTTTCCCAAGCTAAGGCCCCTCATTCCCAGCCTTCCCAAGCTAAACCCATTCATCCCCAGCCTTCCCAAGCTAAACCCAGTCATCCCCAGCCTTCCCAAGCTAAACCCATTCATCCCCAGCCTTCCCAAGCTAAACCCAGTCATCCCCAGCCTTCCCAAGCTAAACCCAGTCATCCCCAGCCCTCCCAAGCTAAACCCAGTCATCCCCAGCCCTCCCAAGCTAAACCCAGTCATCCCCAGCCCTCCCAAGCTAAACCCAGTCATCCCCAGCCCTCCCAAGCTAAATCCACTCATCCCCAGCCCTCGCAAGCAAAACCCTCCCCATCCACATCTACTCAGTTCAAGCCACATAGACCCCAATCTAAGCCTTTTCAACCTAGATCTATTCAGCATACATCATCACAGACTAAACCTTCACAAGCCAAGGCCCACTGCCCACGGGCAGGAAAACGTTGA